A window from Desulfovibrio desulfuricans encodes these proteins:
- a CDS encoding MipA/OmpV family protein gives MKIRGLSYLATLTILLLTAFSAIAEEGKNDSSRWGFNLGIGGTVSTSEYKGVERLGTALPLLGYEGEYLYLRGLSGGVHLFKNEYHEVNVQLSYLPQHFYASWSDNSGMKKLDDRYASAMAGINYRLRTELGVLAATLSTDALGVNKGVMADASYSYPIRFANMSLIPTAGVQWTDVNYNDYYYGVSKSEARASGLSHYSPESALSPYAELTLRVGLTESWSAFVSGKSQFLGQEITDSPMVERNNKYSMSGGFLYAF, from the coding sequence ATGAAAATACGGGGATTGTCGTATCTGGCGACATTAACCATTCTTCTTTTAACGGCTTTTTCTGCCATTGCGGAAGAAGGCAAAAACGACAGCAGCCGCTGGGGATTCAACCTCGGCATTGGCGGCACTGTTTCCACCTCGGAATACAAGGGAGTGGAAAGGCTGGGCACGGCCCTGCCCTTGCTGGGATATGAAGGCGAGTATCTGTATTTGCGGGGATTGAGCGGCGGCGTGCACCTGTTCAAGAACGAATACCATGAAGTCAACGTGCAGCTTTCGTATCTGCCGCAGCATTTTTATGCCTCATGGAGCGACAACTCGGGCATGAAAAAGCTTGATGACCGCTATGCATCGGCCATGGCCGGCATCAACTACCGCTTGCGCACCGAACTTGGCGTGCTGGCAGCCACCCTTTCCACCGATGCGCTGGGTGTGAACAAGGGCGTGATGGCCGATGCCTCCTATTCCTACCCCATCCGCTTTGCCAACATGTCGCTAATTCCCACAGCGGGTGTGCAGTGGACCGACGTGAACTACAACGACTATTATTACGGCGTGAGCAAAAGCGAGGCGCGGGCCAGCGGACTGAGCCACTACTCGCCGGAATCAGCCCTCTCACCATATGCCGAGCTGACGTTACGGGTCGGCCTTACAGAAAGCTGGAGCGCATTTGTGAGTGGTAAAAGCCAGTTTTTGGGACAGGAAATAACCGACAGCCCCATGGTTGAGCGCAACAACAAGTATTCAATGAGCGGGGGCTTTCTTTACGCGTTTTAG
- a CDS encoding ATP-binding protein, which produces MREIVVISGKGGTGKTTVCAAFAALAHAQGQKAVLCDLDVDVPDMHILLNPQVQQKEVFISGNTARINPDLCTACGRCAELCRFDAVRFKDGVYSIDELGCEGCGVCHKLCPAHAVEFPERRCGVWYVSDTRFGPFVHAQLDPGQENSGRLVALLKRQARDKATQMGADLVLCDGSPGVGCPVISSLSGAALAVAVVEPTPSGRHDFARVAELCAHFRIPVAVLTNKADLNADEVARIHAVADEGGHHVVGELPFSPLVTQAMVRRQALTEEISPLTKPLAETLAAAWERVCSLASQPGRQGDIKHL; this is translated from the coding sequence ATGCGTGAGATAGTTGTTATCAGCGGCAAGGGCGGTACGGGAAAAACCACCGTCTGCGCCGCATTTGCCGCACTGGCCCATGCGCAGGGGCAAAAGGCAGTACTCTGCGACCTGGATGTGGACGTGCCGGACATGCACATTCTGCTGAATCCGCAGGTGCAGCAGAAGGAAGTTTTTATTTCCGGCAATACGGCCCGCATCAATCCTGACCTGTGCACAGCCTGCGGGCGTTGTGCCGAGCTGTGCCGCTTTGACGCGGTGCGGTTTAAAGATGGCGTGTACTCCATAGACGAACTGGGCTGTGAAGGCTGCGGCGTGTGCCACAAGCTTTGCCCTGCGCACGCTGTGGAATTTCCCGAACGGCGCTGTGGCGTGTGGTATGTCAGCGACACCCGTTTTGGCCCCTTTGTGCATGCGCAGCTAGACCCAGGGCAGGAAAATTCGGGACGGCTTGTGGCCCTGCTCAAGCGTCAGGCCCGGGACAAGGCAACCCAAATGGGCGCAGACCTTGTGCTGTGCGATGGATCGCCGGGTGTTGGCTGCCCTGTGATCAGCTCCCTTTCCGGCGCGGCCTTGGCCGTGGCGGTTGTTGAGCCAACGCCTTCGGGGCGGCATGACTTTGCCCGTGTGGCGGAGCTGTGCGCGCATTTCCGTATTCCCGTGGCGGTGCTCACCAACAAGGCCGACCTGAACGCGGATGAGGTGGCCCGCATACACGCAGTGGCCGATGAGGGCGGGCACCATGTGGTGGGCGAGTTGCCCTTCAGCCCGCTGGTCACGCAGGCCATGGTGCGGCGGCAGGCCCTGACCGAAGAAATTTCACCCCTTACCAAACCCCTGGCCGAAACTCTGGCAGCAGCCTGGGAGCGCGTGTGCTCTCTGGCATCGCAACCGGGGCGGCAGGGCGACATAAAACACCTGTAA
- a CDS encoding TetR/AcrR family transcriptional regulator gives MAPERKPATGPQRKRNAAETRNRLLQAARRLFAKANYGNVGIREIGAAAGVNPALISRYFGSKRNLFLEVASILNSEGIEALPDVPPMEKTSMAMGSILSGGAQSAWATDFRITALSALDPNVSDVMAKTYDNIRQQIMEVLPGEQAATRAELILAQIMGASMVVNLLRGADSPRIDIEYMNKFYAKQLAELFACESSD, from the coding sequence ATGGCTCCTGAACGTAAACCAGCCACGGGCCCGCAGCGTAAACGCAATGCCGCAGAAACCAGAAACCGTCTTTTGCAGGCGGCGCGACGGCTCTTTGCCAAAGCCAACTACGGCAACGTCGGGATACGGGAAATCGGCGCGGCGGCAGGGGTAAACCCGGCACTCATCAGCCGCTATTTTGGCTCAAAAAGGAATCTTTTTCTTGAAGTGGCGTCCATTCTGAATTCAGAAGGCATTGAGGCCCTGCCTGATGTGCCGCCTATGGAAAAAACCAGTATGGCCATGGGCAGCATTCTCTCTGGCGGAGCGCAGAGTGCATGGGCCACAGATTTTCGCATCACGGCCCTTTCTGCGCTGGATCCCAATGTTTCGGACGTGATGGCAAAAACGTACGACAACATCCGTCAGCAGATCATGGAGGTCCTGCCCGGTGAACAGGCCGCCACGCGGGCAGAGCTGATACTAGCGCAGATCATGGGGGCCTCAATGGTAGTCAATCTGCTGCGGGGAGCTGATTCGCCCAGGATCGACATTGAGTACATGAATAAATTTTATGCAAAGCAACTGGCAGAACTGTTCGCGTGCGAATCCTCTGACTAA
- a CDS encoding NifB/NifX family molybdenum-iron cluster-binding protein, which produces MSKTILAIPSQMPGGMDSGMGMHFGHCDIYTIVELENGQVAAQSTLESIPHQQGGCMAPVQYLASHGVNALLAGGMGMRPLMGFNQMGISVYFAGNQPTVGMAVQAFCQGKLTEFTPEHTCGGGH; this is translated from the coding sequence ATGAGCAAGACTATTCTGGCAATTCCTTCTCAAATGCCCGGCGGCATGGATTCCGGCATGGGTATGCATTTTGGACATTGCGACATTTACACCATCGTGGAACTGGAAAACGGTCAGGTCGCTGCCCAGTCCACCCTTGAATCCATCCCGCACCAGCAGGGCGGGTGCATGGCTCCTGTGCAGTATCTGGCCTCCCACGGCGTCAATGCGCTTCTGGCTGGCGGCATGGGCATGCGCCCCCTCATGGGCTTCAACCAGATGGGCATCAGCGTGTATTTTGCAGGCAACCAGCCCACCGTGGGCATGGCCGTGCAGGCATTTTGCCAGGGCAAACTGACGGAGTTCACCCCCGAGCATACCTGCGGCGGCGGGCATTAA
- a CDS encoding response regulator receiver protein produces MKRSILLQTGRPAVFAAFVEELERQGCAVTTVADAEACKKSVQGHAPALVVLDSASQEQAKQDVIDIMRVNALVHTAVVSDMPEDVFHDVMEGLGILASLPTSPAAEDARRVTRLLTELQA; encoded by the coding sequence ATGAAACGCTCCATTCTGTTGCAGACAGGGCGGCCCGCAGTTTTTGCCGCCTTTGTGGAGGAGCTTGAGCGTCAGGGCTGCGCCGTAACGACAGTTGCCGATGCAGAAGCCTGCAAAAAAAGCGTCCAGGGGCATGCCCCAGCGCTGGTGGTGCTGGATTCCGCCTCGCAGGAGCAGGCGAAGCAGGATGTCATCGACATCATGCGTGTGAACGCACTGGTGCATACGGCGGTTGTCAGCGATATGCCGGAAGATGTTTTCCATGACGTCATGGAAGGTCTGGGCATTCTTGCCTCGCTGCCAACCTCTCCTGCAGCAGAAGATGCGCGCCGCGTGACGCGCCTGCTGACGGAGCTTCAAGCCTGA
- a CDS encoding DUF134 domain-containing protein: MPRPCHCRRVSALPKNRCFKPNGIPLHELEEVVLSLDGLEALRLADFEDLNMDAAAARMGVSRHTFGRLLRRARRSVAQALVQGQALRIEGGVCAVDATAGGAESEDAMPGGLVVAVPSIAPGGPDAAPNAHFGRCQFYTLARVEDGKIGEVNIQPNPMHQGGDCAGPVQALLRLGVGALLAGGMGMRPLRALQEAGIAVYYNANLPTVADCLNAFAAGRLVPFGPGHLCQGGCASER; this comes from the coding sequence ATGCCAAGACCTTGCCATTGCAGGCGCGTAAGCGCCCTGCCAAAAAACAGATGTTTCAAGCCCAACGGTATTCCCCTGCACGAACTTGAAGAGGTTGTGCTGTCGCTGGATGGCCTGGAAGCCCTGCGGCTGGCTGATTTTGAAGACCTGAACATGGATGCCGCCGCAGCCCGCATGGGTGTTTCGCGGCATACCTTTGGCAGGCTTTTGCGGCGCGCGCGCCGCAGCGTGGCTCAGGCTCTTGTGCAGGGGCAGGCCCTGCGCATTGAGGGCGGGGTGTGCGCTGTGGATGCAACTGCCGGGGGGGCGGAAAGCGAGGATGCCATGCCGGGCGGGCTGGTGGTAGCTGTGCCGAGCATTGCCCCCGGCGGGCCGGATGCTGCGCCCAACGCGCATTTTGGCCGATGTCAGTTCTATACCCTTGCCAGGGTGGAGGACGGCAAGATTGGGGAGGTCAACATTCAGCCCAATCCCATGCATCAGGGCGGGGATTGCGCCGGGCCAGTACAGGCCTTGCTGCGTCTTGGTGTTGGCGCTCTGCTTGCGGGCGGCATGGGCATGCGGCCCCTGCGGGCTTTGCAGGAGGCTGGTATAGCCGTGTATTACAATGCCAATCTGCCCACAGTGGCAGACTGTCTTAACGCCTTTGCTGCGGGCAGGCTTGTTCCTTTCGGCCCTGGGCATCTTTGCCAGGGCGGTTGCGCTTCTGAACGGTAG
- a CDS encoding YccF domain-containing protein has protein sequence MNSAISCLGNAIWFLCGGILMGLVWWIYGVLCFISIVGIPWGRACFVMGNFAFFPFGKMPVARDVLTGRQDVGTGPWGTVGNIIWLLLAGVWIALGHLVSAVMCAVTIIGIPFAWQHVKLAALALCPIGKTIVPAPLADAAERAAAERGFRDGRY, from the coding sequence ATGAACAGCGCCATAAGTTGCCTTGGAAACGCCATCTGGTTTTTGTGCGGCGGCATTCTCATGGGCCTTGTGTGGTGGATATACGGGGTGCTCTGCTTTATTTCCATCGTGGGCATTCCCTGGGGCAGGGCATGCTTTGTCATGGGCAACTTCGCCTTTTTCCCCTTTGGCAAAATGCCCGTTGCACGCGATGTGCTCACTGGCAGGCAGGATGTGGGCACCGGCCCGTGGGGCACGGTAGGCAACATCATCTGGCTTTTGCTGGCTGGCGTGTGGATTGCCCTTGGGCATCTGGTTTCCGCCGTCATGTGCGCGGTAACCATAATCGGCATTCCTTTTGCGTGGCAGCACGTCAAACTAGCGGCGCTGGCCCTCTGCCCCATCGGCAAGACCATTGTACCCGCACCCCTGGCCGATGCTGCCGAGCGCGCCGCCGCAGAGCGAGGCTTCCGCGACGGGCGTTACTAG